In Streptomyces sp. NBC_01231, the sequence AGGCCGGGCACTATCACGGCATCGACATCTCGCCCGACATCCTGGTCTCCGCTCAGGACACCATCGTGGAGATGGGCCTGCAACAGCGACTTCCCACCCTGACCCCGGTACGCGACCTGACGCTGCGCTTCCTGCCCGACGCCCACTTCGACGTCGTGCACGCGCACAGCGTCTTCTCGCACTCACCGCTCCCGGTGATCGAGGAGTGCCTGGCCCACGTCGGCCGGGTGCTCGCGCCGGGCGGCTGGTTCGACTTCACCTTCGACCGCACGGAGGGCGAGGAGCACCACGTCCTGCGGGAGGACTTCTACTACCGCACGGAAACCCTCCTCGCGCTGGCCGAACGGCATGGCCTGCGGGCCCGTTTCATGGACGACTGGGAGGACCTCCCGCACGGCCAGTCCAAGATCCGCGTCACCCACGCCGGCCCGGAATGACCGACGCCCGCACCTGCCGGGCCGTAGGGCTTCTGAAAGACGGCGATCCGTGCGCTCGGGGTGGTGTGGTGGTGAAAGCCGTTCCCACATCACCGCAGGGGGTTGTCCGGACATTCCCCGGCCCCTAGGCTCCCTCGGAGCAAGCGCTTTCTGCGTCTGCCTCGCAAGCTGTCCGAGGAGTACCGCATGTCCCCGCTCCCAGCCCGTCGCCGCGT encodes:
- a CDS encoding class I SAM-dependent methyltransferase, coding for MSGKNLTVNRAALGHRIGYALRHPDRVPGHLARATRDMWLRRRHTDHVSYYRAVMRSDTRTDPDAAVGSRNRERWLALGAMQFDYLVGHGLRPEHRMLEIGCGNLRGGWRFIRHLEAGHYHGIDISPDILVSAQDTIVEMGLQQRLPTLTPVRDLTLRFLPDAHFDVVHAHSVFSHSPLPVIEECLAHVGRVLAPGGWFDFTFDRTEGEEHHVLREDFYYRTETLLALAERHGLRARFMDDWEDLPHGQSKIRVTHAGPE